The Oxalobacteraceae bacterium OTU3CINTB1 genome includes a window with the following:
- a CDS encoding heavy metal response regulator transcription factor, which produces MRILVVEDEPKTGDYLVKGLREAGYAADLARNGADGLALAVREAYELVVLDVTLPEMDGWTVLRKLREYKETPVMFLTARDDVADRVKGLELGADDYLVKPFAFAELLARVRTLLRRGPMREHGNIRIADLDIEVLRRRVSRGGRRIDLTAKEYALLHLLASRRGEVMSRSQIASMVWDVNYNSGTNVVDVAIGRLRAKVDDPFPVKLVQTVRGMGYFLDEVA; this is translated from the coding sequence ATGAGAATTCTGGTTGTCGAAGACGAGCCCAAAACGGGAGACTATCTGGTCAAGGGTTTGCGCGAAGCCGGCTATGCGGCCGACCTGGCGCGCAATGGCGCCGACGGCCTTGCGCTCGCTGTGCGGGAAGCCTATGAACTGGTGGTGCTTGATGTGACGCTGCCGGAAATGGACGGCTGGACCGTGCTGCGCAAATTGCGCGAATACAAGGAGACGCCAGTGATGTTCCTCACCGCGCGCGACGACGTCGCCGACCGGGTGAAAGGGCTGGAATTGGGCGCGGATGATTATCTGGTCAAGCCGTTCGCGTTCGCCGAGCTGCTCGCGCGCGTACGCACCTTGCTGCGGCGCGGCCCGATGCGCGAGCACGGCAACATCCGCATCGCCGACCTGGACATCGAGGTGCTGCGCCGCCGCGTGAGCCGGGGCGGGCGGCGTATCGACCTGACCGCCAAGGAGTATGCGTTATTGCATCTGTTGGCGAGCCGGCGCGGCGAGGTCATGTCGCGCAGCCAGATCGCCTCCATGGTCTGGGACGTAAATTACAATTCCGGGACCAATGTCGTCGACGTCGCCATCGGCCGCCTGCGGGCCAAGGTCGACGATCCATTTCCCGTCAAGCTGGTGCAGACGGTGCGCGGCATGGGCTATTTTTTGGACGAGGTCGCCTGA
- a CDS encoding DUF305 domain-containing protein, whose product MAISLRAAVIAAIAAMMAATGTTASAQEHHHGGATPASAPPAFVASTAKPFAALMDDAMSVMDDGMKRAPMNGVPDHDFMTMMIPHHQGAVDMAKSVLLHTTDPEIRNLALGIIAEQQVEIDVMKAWLHNHPTKEIDK is encoded by the coding sequence ATGGCCATTTCGCTACGCGCAGCCGTCATCGCCGCAATCGCCGCGATGATGGCCGCCACCGGCACCACAGCGTCGGCACAGGAACACCACCACGGAGGCGCCACCCCGGCGTCCGCGCCGCCGGCCTTCGTCGCCAGCACCGCCAAGCCGTTCGCCGCCCTGATGGACGACGCCATGTCGGTGATGGACGACGGCATGAAGCGGGCGCCGATGAACGGCGTGCCGGACCACGACTTCATGACCATGATGATCCCGCACCACCAGGGCGCGGTCGACATGGCCAAGTCCGTCCTGCTCCACACCACGGACCCGGAAATCCGCAACCTTGCGCTGGGCATCATCGCCGAACAACAGGTCGAGATCGACGTCATGAAAGCCTGGCTGCACAACCACCCCACCAAGGAGATCGACAAATGA
- a CDS encoding VOC family protein encodes MGASPMTAMFRRADHTGVTVVSLAESLRFWVDVLGFRFVSQTRYEPSVFLENVVGVPGADVTLAMVEGPDGHLVELLEYHAPAGRQVMMPRACDVGSMHLAYMVDDLDVLLAKVEAAGWPRLGAPQTVRGGARDGLRIVYVRSPEGVTLEFLQAPRQADGHAAGWANSLGAPDVPCLS; translated from the coding sequence TTGGGCGCTTCACCCATGACGGCGATGTTCCGAAGGGCCGACCACACCGGCGTGACCGTCGTTTCGCTGGCGGAGTCGCTGCGGTTCTGGGTCGACGTGCTGGGATTCCGCTTCGTCTCGCAGACCCGCTACGAACCGAGCGTATTCCTGGAAAACGTGGTCGGCGTGCCTGGCGCGGACGTCACGCTGGCCATGGTCGAGGGGCCGGACGGTCACCTGGTCGAACTGCTCGAATACCATGCGCCGGCCGGGCGCCAGGTGATGATGCCGCGCGCCTGCGATGTCGGCTCGATGCACCTGGCCTACATGGTCGACGACCTCGACGTCCTGCTGGCCAAAGTCGAGGCGGCGGGCTGGCCGAGGCTGGGCGCGCCGCAGACGGTGCGCGGCGGCGCGCGCGACGGGCTGCGCATCGTTTACGTGCGCAGCCCGGAAGGGGTGACCCTGGAGTTCCTGCAGGCGCCGCGCCAGGCGGACGGCCACGCCGCCGGGTGGGCCAATTCGCTCGGCGCGCCCGACGTTCCCTGCCTGAGTTAA
- a CDS encoding alpha/beta hydrolase produces MLELSHKRAKVNGITLHYVTAGEGPVVLCMHGWPQNHREFLPVMEGLLDRYTFIAPDLRGFADSDKPYDGYEPLTIARDMLDLLAVEGVDRFHILSHDLGGPPSVALAYLAQDRALSLSTIETPFFGLDYPGYVDPRVAYWHLSMHMNMDITRFLVEGKEEQYLRHFFRDFAYNPTAMPEEDVQAYAMQMRQPGNLRASLNHYGYIPQMAEQTAQLTREKLKVPMMAWAGRASFGEHCHASAQAIAESAQGGVIEECGHWVFEEKTDFIRGELAAFWALHP; encoded by the coding sequence ATGTTAGAGCTCAGCCACAAGCGCGCGAAGGTCAACGGCATCACTTTGCACTACGTCACGGCGGGCGAGGGCCCGGTCGTGTTGTGCATGCACGGCTGGCCGCAGAATCACCGTGAATTCCTGCCGGTGATGGAGGGCCTGCTCGACCGCTACACGTTCATCGCGCCCGACTTGCGCGGCTTCGCCGACAGCGACAAACCTTACGACGGCTACGAGCCGCTGACCATCGCGCGCGACATGCTCGACCTGCTGGCGGTCGAGGGTGTGGACAGATTCCATATCCTCAGCCACGACCTGGGCGGACCGCCGTCGGTGGCGCTGGCCTACCTGGCGCAGGACCGCGCGCTGTCGTTGTCGACCATCGAAACCCCGTTCTTTGGCCTGGATTATCCCGGCTATGTCGACCCGCGCGTGGCTTACTGGCATTTGAGCATGCACATGAACATGGACATCACGCGGTTCCTGGTCGAGGGCAAGGAGGAGCAATACCTGCGCCACTTCTTCCGCGACTTCGCCTACAACCCCACGGCTATGCCGGAGGAAGATGTGCAGGCCTACGCGATGCAGATGCGCCAGCCGGGCAACCTGCGCGCGAGCCTGAACCACTACGGCTACATCCCGCAGATGGCCGAACAGACGGCGCAGCTGACCAGGGAAAAGCTAAAGGTGCCGATGATGGCGTGGGCCGGCCGCGCCTCGTTCGGCGAGCATTGCCACGCCAGCGCGCAGGCGATCGCGGAGTCGGCGCAGGGCGGCGTGATCGAGGAGTGCGGGCACTGGGTGTTCGAGGAAAAGACCGACTTCATTCGCGGCGAGCTGGCCGCGTTTTGGGCGCTTCACCCATGA
- a CDS encoding response regulator transcription factor, translating to MSTNLITVLIVDDHPVFRQGLASILEDEEGIGLVGAACNGREAVERCAALRPNVVIMDIQMPEVNGIDATALIRRQYPSTRVIVLTTFEGDVHAMRAIKAGAAGYMLKSNVQGDLAHAIRLVHSGGRCIASEAAIAMASHLHIDALTEREIQVLELASLGKTNRLIGVQLGISESTVKVHMKSILSKMDANDRTHAVMLAVERGIIDLRARPRA from the coding sequence ATGTCGACAAATTTGATTACCGTTCTCATCGTGGATGACCACCCGGTGTTCCGCCAGGGACTGGCCAGCATCCTCGAGGACGAGGAGGGCATCGGGCTGGTGGGCGCTGCGTGCAACGGCCGCGAGGCGGTGGAGCGGTGCGCCGCGCTACGTCCCAATGTGGTGATCATGGACATCCAGATGCCGGAGGTGAACGGCATCGACGCCACCGCGCTCATTCGCCGGCAGTATCCATCGACCCGGGTCATCGTGCTGACCACCTTCGAAGGCGACGTCCATGCGATGCGCGCCATCAAGGCCGGCGCGGCGGGTTACATGTTGAAGAGCAATGTGCAGGGCGATCTGGCGCATGCGATCCGTTTGGTCCATTCGGGCGGGCGCTGCATCGCTTCGGAGGCGGCCATCGCGATGGCGTCGCACCTGCACATCGACGCGCTGACGGAGCGCGAAATCCAGGTGCTGGAACTGGCGTCGCTGGGCAAGACCAACCGGCTGATCGGCGTGCAACTGGGTATTTCGGAATCGACTGTCAAGGTGCACATGAAAAGCATCCTGTCCAAGATGGACGCCAACGACCGCACGCACGCGGTCATGCTGGCCGTCGAGCGCGGCATCATCGATTTGCGCGCGCGCCCGCGCGCCTGA
- a CDS encoding LysR family transcriptional regulator translates to MESLTGLIAFARTASLGSYTAAAQSLGVSPSAVSKSVQRLEEQLSVKLFTRTTRSLALSPEGRDMQERTARLLLEVEQIEQAAANSRTEPAGLLRVSAPLPVGVHILAPALHRFRERHPKVKIDLRMGDRHADLIEEGIDVALRVGEVGDSRLIARPLAPHRLCAFAAPAYLARRGTPLALDELAAHDCVNFRYQGSGQSLRWPFQIGERIVEMTPDAGIIIDATDGVLAALVSGGGIGIAPTYAAADYVARGLLVPILPELAVERFTVTALWPESRRGSPTVKAFVEFLLEIFPSPAPWDLVIAAAQGGGSAEGKPDRSRDQGQGQAARH, encoded by the coding sequence TTGGAAAGCCTTACCGGGCTCATCGCTTTCGCGCGCACGGCGTCGCTGGGCAGCTACACCGCCGCCGCCCAGTCGCTCGGGGTGTCGCCGTCCGCCGTGAGCAAGAGCGTGCAGCGGCTCGAAGAGCAACTGTCCGTCAAACTGTTCACGCGCACCACGCGCTCACTGGCGCTGTCGCCGGAAGGGCGCGACATGCAGGAGCGCACCGCGCGCCTGTTGCTCGAGGTCGAGCAGATCGAGCAGGCCGCAGCCAATTCGCGCACCGAGCCGGCCGGCCTGCTGCGCGTGAGCGCGCCGCTGCCGGTGGGCGTGCACATTCTCGCGCCCGCGCTGCACCGTTTCCGCGAGCGCCATCCCAAAGTCAAAATCGACCTGCGCATGGGCGACCGTCACGCCGACCTGATCGAGGAGGGCATCGACGTCGCCCTGCGCGTTGGCGAGGTGGGCGACTCGCGCCTGATCGCCAGGCCGCTGGCGCCGCACCGGCTGTGCGCCTTCGCCGCCCCGGCCTATCTCGCGCGGCGCGGCACGCCGCTGGCGCTCGACGAGCTGGCCGCCCACGATTGCGTGAACTTCCGTTACCAGGGCTCCGGCCAATCGTTGCGGTGGCCTTTCCAGATTGGCGAGCGCATCGTCGAGATGACGCCGGATGCCGGCATCATCATCGACGCCACCGATGGCGTGCTGGCGGCGCTGGTCTCCGGCGGCGGCATCGGCATCGCGCCGACCTACGCGGCGGCCGATTACGTGGCGCGCGGCTTGCTCGTGCCGATCCTGCCCGAGCTGGCGGTCGAGCGCTTCACCGTCACCGCGCTGTGGCCGGAAAGCCGCCGGGGCAGCCCCACCGTCAAGGCATTCGTCGAGTTCCTGCTGGAGATATTTCCCAGTCCGGCGCCGTGGGATCTGGTCATTGCCGCCGCCCAGGGCGGAGGATCGGCCGAAGGGAAACCGGACCGGAGCCGGGACCAAGGCCAAGGCCAGGCGGCGCGGCACTGA
- a CDS encoding efflux transporter outer membrane subunit yields MINKTNTMTIAALLLSACAAPDFKQPDVATPEAFKEHQGQGLDRARVLSAQDEVRRAADGSTWTVARPADPPARGEWWRAFNDPALDALIAEASGANQTLSAAAARVRQARAIAGIAEADRIPQVSAGVGAQRQRLSPLEANQPPGSAVPARSAYSARLSASYEVDLFGRVSSGVAAARGDAATVEATYRAVLMALQADVAQTYLRLRALDAELVTVERTVRLREESVRVTGRRFELGDIGEFDLSRARTELATARAEAIGLQRQRATSEHALAVLIGKPAAAFTAASKPLVDDAASASASTAAAPLPVIPAGLPSALLARRPDIVGAQRAMEAANARIGVARSAMFPALNLSADGGGVGGAFADVFRWSSRSWLLGAALGMPVIDGGRNRNNVLRSEAALEEAVATYRQSVLVAFAEVEDNLAGLRVLAGQIEQTESAVVSARRSAELAQKLYDAGRGTYLELLDAQRNLATVERSAVKLRGDRALTTVALIRALGGGWG; encoded by the coding sequence ATGATCAACAAGACCAACACCATGACCATTGCCGCGCTGTTGCTGAGCGCTTGCGCGGCGCCCGATTTCAAACAGCCCGACGTGGCGACGCCGGAGGCGTTCAAGGAGCATCAGGGCCAGGGCCTCGATAGGGCCCGGGTTCTGTCCGCTCAGGACGAGGTGCGGCGCGCCGCCGATGGCAGCACCTGGACCGTGGCCCGTCCGGCCGACCCGCCGGCGCGCGGCGAATGGTGGCGCGCGTTCAACGATCCGGCGCTCGATGCGCTGATCGCCGAGGCGAGCGGCGCCAACCAGACGCTGTCGGCCGCCGCCGCGCGGGTGCGGCAGGCGCGTGCGATCGCCGGCATCGCCGAGGCCGACCGGATTCCGCAGGTGTCCGCCGGCGTCGGCGCGCAGCGCCAGCGCCTGTCGCCGCTGGAAGCCAACCAGCCGCCGGGCAGCGCCGTTCCGGCGAGGTCGGCGTATTCGGCGCGGCTGTCGGCCAGTTACGAGGTCGACCTGTTCGGCCGGGTGTCGTCGGGCGTGGCCGCCGCGCGCGGCGACGCCGCCACCGTCGAAGCGACTTATCGCGCCGTGCTGATGGCGCTGCAAGCCGATGTGGCCCAAACCTATCTCCGTCTGCGCGCGCTGGACGCGGAGCTGGTCACCGTCGAGCGCACGGTGCGCCTGCGCGAGGAGAGCGTGCGCGTCACCGGCAGGCGCTTCGAGCTGGGCGACATCGGCGAATTCGACCTGTCGCGGGCCAGGACCGAGCTGGCGACCGCGCGCGCCGAGGCGATCGGCCTGCAACGCCAGCGGGCCACGTCCGAGCACGCGCTGGCTGTGCTGATCGGCAAGCCCGCCGCCGCCTTCACCGCCGCATCGAAGCCGCTGGTCGACGATGCGGCATCTGCCAGCGCGTCGACAGCGGCGGCGCCGTTGCCGGTGATCCCGGCCGGACTGCCTTCGGCGCTGCTGGCGCGCCGTCCCGATATCGTCGGCGCTCAGCGCGCGATGGAGGCGGCCAACGCCCGCATCGGTGTGGCGCGCTCGGCGATGTTCCCGGCGCTTAACCTCAGCGCCGATGGCGGCGGCGTCGGCGGCGCGTTCGCCGACGTGTTCCGCTGGAGCAGCCGTTCGTGGCTGCTGGGCGCCGCGCTGGGCATGCCGGTGATCGATGGCGGCCGCAACCGCAACAACGTGCTGCGCAGCGAGGCGGCGCTGGAGGAGGCCGTCGCCACCTATCGGCAGAGCGTGCTGGTGGCGTTCGCCGAGGTCGAGGACAACCTGGCCGGCCTGCGGGTGCTGGCGGGGCAGATCGAGCAGACCGAGTCGGCCGTGGTGTCGGCGCGCCGGTCCGCCGAGCTGGCGCAAAAGCTGTATGACGCCGGACGCGGTACGTATCTCGAGTTGCTCGACGCCCAGCGCAACCTGGCCACCGTCGAGCGCAGCGCCGTCAAGCTGCGCGGCGACAGGGCGCTGACGACCGTCGCGCTGATCCGCGCATTGGGGGGCGGCTGGGGTTAA
- a CDS encoding efflux RND transporter permease subunit yields MNISRFFVDKPIFAAVLSIIVFVAGLISIFQLPISEYPEVVPPSVVVRAQYPGANPKVIAETVATPIEQEIIGVEDMLYMTSQNTSDGALQLTVTFKIGTNVEQAETAVQNRVQRALPRLPEEVRQIGVTTAKSSPNITLLVHLKSPSGRYDDLYLRNYAVLNVKDQLARLKGAGEVQLFGSGDYAMRVWLNPQKIAARGLTATDVVNAIREQNVQVAAGVVGQGPSKGADFQMSVNTQGRLQTAEQFGDIVVKTNADGAVTLLKDLARLEMGSNSYALRALLDNKSAVAIPVFQAPNANALQLSADVRALMAELSKDFPQGMEYDIVYDPTQFVRESIRSVIHTLFEAIALVALVVIVFLQTWRASVIPLVAVPVSVVGTFAVMLAFGFSINTLSLFGLVLAIGIVVDDAIVVVENVERNIAEGLTPHDATIQAMKEVSGPIIAIALVLCAVFVPIAFVSGLTGQFYRQFALTIAISTVISAFCSLTLAPALSAVLLKPHDAPKDRLTRWIDAVLGRFFALFNRFFARSSQRYEAGVQGVLKRKTAALAVYLLLGVAGVFMFKAVPPGFVPSQDKAYLIGFAQLPDAASLDRTDAVIRKMSDIAGQIPGVGSSVAFPGLSINGFTNAPNAGIVFVTLKSFDERHGKDQSADAIAAEINKRMGAIEDAFVLVLSPPPVNGLGTTGGFKMMIEDRGNVGYDELYKALQAIQGKAWADKRLQGVFSGFQINVPQLFANVDRVKAKQLGVSLAEINQTLQINLGALYVNDFNQFGRTYQVRVQADAPFRSQREQAAQMKVRNDRGEMIPLSSLMRVEDTYGPDRVQRYNNFVSAELNGGPAPGVSSGQAQAVMEAIVKANLPKGIGYEWTDLTYQDILAGNTMIYVFPLCVLLVFLVLAAQYESWTLPLAVILIVPMSILCALTGVKLTGGDNNVFTQIALFVLVGLASKNAILIVEFAVELEQRGRTTVEAALEACRLRLRPILMTSVAFIMGVVPLVFSHGAGAEMRHAMGVAVFAGMLGVTFFGLFLTPVFYVLLRTLAKWLDKAPATTSPDDHKEPKPALEGNH; encoded by the coding sequence ATGAACATTTCCCGCTTTTTTGTCGACAAGCCGATCTTCGCGGCGGTGCTGTCCATTATCGTGTTCGTGGCCGGCCTGATTTCGATTTTCCAGCTGCCGATCTCCGAGTATCCCGAGGTGGTGCCGCCTTCGGTGGTGGTGCGGGCGCAGTATCCCGGCGCCAATCCGAAAGTGATCGCCGAGACGGTCGCCACGCCGATCGAACAGGAGATCATCGGCGTCGAGGACATGCTGTACATGACGTCGCAAAACACCTCCGACGGCGCGCTGCAGCTGACGGTGACGTTCAAGATCGGCACCAATGTCGAGCAGGCGGAAACCGCCGTGCAGAACCGCGTCCAGCGCGCGTTGCCGCGCTTGCCGGAGGAGGTGCGCCAGATCGGCGTGACCACCGCCAAGAGCTCGCCCAACATCACCTTGCTGGTGCACCTGAAGTCGCCCAGCGGGCGCTATGACGACCTGTACCTGCGCAACTATGCGGTGCTGAACGTCAAGGACCAGCTGGCGCGCTTGAAGGGCGCCGGCGAGGTCCAGCTGTTCGGCTCGGGCGACTACGCGATGCGCGTCTGGCTCAATCCGCAGAAGATCGCGGCGCGCGGGCTGACCGCGACCGATGTGGTCAACGCCATCCGCGAGCAGAACGTGCAGGTCGCCGCCGGCGTCGTCGGGCAGGGGCCGAGCAAGGGCGCCGACTTCCAGATGTCGGTCAACACGCAGGGGCGCTTGCAGACCGCGGAGCAGTTCGGCGACATCGTGGTCAAGACCAACGCCGACGGCGCCGTCACCCTGCTCAAGGATCTGGCGCGGCTCGAAATGGGGTCCAATTCCTACGCGCTGCGCGCGCTGCTGGACAATAAATCGGCGGTGGCGATTCCCGTCTTCCAGGCGCCCAACGCCAACGCGCTGCAACTGTCGGCGGACGTACGGGCCTTGATGGCCGAGTTGTCCAAGGATTTCCCGCAGGGGATGGAGTACGACATCGTCTACGATCCGACCCAGTTCGTGCGCGAATCGATCCGCTCCGTCATCCACACCTTGTTCGAGGCGATCGCGCTGGTGGCGCTGGTGGTCATCGTGTTCCTGCAAACCTGGCGCGCCTCGGTCATTCCGCTGGTGGCGGTGCCGGTGTCGGTGGTAGGCACGTTCGCCGTCATGCTGGCCTTCGGTTTTTCGATCAACACGCTGTCGTTGTTTGGACTGGTGCTGGCGATCGGCATCGTCGTCGACGACGCCATCGTGGTGGTGGAAAACGTCGAGCGCAACATCGCCGAAGGCCTGACCCCGCACGACGCCACCATCCAGGCGATGAAGGAGGTGTCCGGGCCGATCATCGCCATCGCGCTGGTGCTGTGCGCGGTGTTCGTGCCGATCGCCTTCGTGTCCGGCCTGACCGGCCAGTTCTATCGCCAGTTCGCGTTGACAATCGCGATTTCCACCGTGATTTCGGCGTTTTGCTCGCTGACCCTGGCGCCGGCGCTGTCGGCGGTGCTGCTCAAGCCGCACGACGCGCCGAAGGACCGCCTGACTCGCTGGATCGACGCCGTGCTGGGCCGCTTCTTTGCGCTGTTCAACCGTTTCTTCGCGCGCTCGTCGCAACGCTACGAGGCCGGCGTGCAGGGCGTGTTGAAGCGCAAGACGGCGGCGCTGGCGGTGTATCTGCTGCTGGGCGTGGCCGGCGTGTTCATGTTCAAGGCGGTGCCGCCGGGCTTCGTGCCATCGCAGGACAAGGCTTACCTGATCGGCTTCGCGCAGCTGCCGGACGCCGCTTCGCTTGACCGCACCGACGCCGTTATCCGCAAGATGTCCGACATCGCCGGGCAGATTCCGGGTGTCGGTTCGTCGGTGGCGTTCCCCGGCCTGTCGATCAACGGTTTTACCAACGCGCCGAACGCCGGCATCGTGTTCGTCACGCTGAAATCGTTCGATGAGCGGCACGGCAAGGACCAGAGCGCCGACGCCATCGCCGCCGAGATCAACAAACGCATGGGCGCCATCGAGGACGCCTTCGTGCTGGTTCTGTCGCCACCGCCGGTGAACGGGCTGGGCACGACGGGCGGCTTCAAGATGATGATCGAGGACCGGGGCAACGTCGGTTACGACGAGCTGTACAAGGCGCTGCAGGCGATCCAGGGCAAGGCCTGGGCCGACAAGCGCTTGCAGGGCGTGTTCTCGGGCTTCCAGATCAATGTGCCGCAGCTGTTCGCCAACGTTGACCGGGTCAAGGCCAAGCAGCTGGGCGTGTCGCTGGCGGAGATCAACCAAACCTTGCAGATCAATCTGGGCGCGCTGTACGTGAACGACTTTAACCAGTTTGGCCGCACCTACCAGGTGCGGGTGCAGGCCGACGCGCCGTTCCGCTCGCAGCGCGAGCAGGCCGCGCAGATGAAGGTGCGCAACGACAGGGGCGAGATGATTCCGCTGTCGTCGCTGATGCGGGTCGAGGATACCTACGGCCCCGACCGCGTGCAGCGCTATAACAACTTCGTTTCCGCCGAGTTGAACGGCGGGCCGGCGCCGGGCGTGTCGTCCGGCCAGGCGCAGGCGGTGATGGAAGCGATCGTCAAGGCCAACTTGCCGAAGGGGATAGGCTACGAGTGGACCGACCTGACCTATCAGGACATCCTGGCCGGCAACACGATGATTTATGTGTTCCCGCTGTGCGTGCTGCTGGTGTTCCTGGTGCTGGCCGCGCAATACGAAAGCTGGACCCTGCCGCTGGCCGTCATCCTGATCGTGCCGATGTCGATTCTGTGCGCGCTGACGGGCGTCAAGCTGACCGGCGGCGACAACAACGTCTTCACGCAGATCGCACTGTTCGTGCTGGTCGGGCTGGCGTCGAAAAACGCCATCCTGATCGTCGAGTTCGCGGTCGAGTTGGAGCAGCGCGGACGGACCACCGTCGAGGCGGCGCTGGAGGCTTGCCGTTTGCGCCTGCGGCCGATCCTGATGACGTCGGTCGCCTTCATCATGGGCGTGGTGCCGCTGGTGTTCTCCCATGGCGCCGGGGCGGAAATGCGCCACGCGATGGGCGTGGCGGTGTTTGCCGGCATGCTGGGCGTGACCTTCTTCGGGCTGTTCCTGACGCCGGTGTTCTACGTACTGCTGCGCACGTTGGCCAAGTGGCTGGACAAGGCGCCGGCGACGACGTCGCCGGACGACCACAAGGAACCGAAACCCGCACTGGAAGGCAATCACTAG
- a CDS encoding efflux RND transporter periplasmic adaptor subunit, with translation MKIKDTTARRALLIALVAGAGGAALLSGCGKNTNAAAAAPAAPAVAAAVGVEKAVSDVQEFSGRLEAIERVEIRPRVSGFITAVNVAPGAEVKKGDVLFIIDQRPYQAEANRAEAAARSARAKAELARLELTRAERLLGDKAIAQREYDERASGQKQLEADAGAAEAQAQAARLNLEYTKVMSPINGRVSKAEITLGNLVDSNAILTSVVSLDRVYASFDGDEATYQRVAARAYAGRPVNVRVGLVNEEGFPHEGKLEFVDNQLDTRTGSVRMRAVFANSDRSMAPGLFARVQIGGGDEQRALLITDRAVGTDQSRKFVFVVSADNKAEYREVKLGPLVDGLRVVRSGLKPGEKVVVNGLQRVQPGAVVAPQIVPMTADGAPAKPAAPKMAAADAGAKE, from the coding sequence ATGAAGATAAAGGACACCACCGCCCGACGGGCGCTGTTGATCGCGCTGGTCGCGGGCGCCGGCGGCGCCGCGCTGCTGTCGGGATGCGGCAAGAACACCAACGCGGCGGCGGCGGCGCCGGCCGCCCCGGCCGTGGCCGCCGCCGTCGGCGTCGAGAAGGCCGTCAGCGATGTGCAGGAATTCTCGGGGCGGCTCGAAGCCATCGAGCGCGTCGAGATACGCCCGCGCGTGTCCGGTTTCATCACCGCCGTCAATGTGGCGCCCGGCGCCGAGGTGAAGAAGGGCGATGTGCTGTTTATCATCGACCAGCGCCCCTACCAGGCCGAAGCCAACCGGGCCGAGGCGGCCGCCAGGTCGGCGCGCGCGAAAGCCGAACTGGCGCGCCTGGAACTGACCCGCGCCGAGCGTCTGCTGGGCGACAAGGCCATCGCCCAGCGCGAATACGATGAACGCGCTTCCGGCCAGAAGCAGCTGGAAGCGGACGCCGGCGCGGCCGAAGCGCAAGCCCAGGCCGCGCGCCTGAACCTGGAATACACCAAGGTGATGTCGCCGATCAACGGCCGTGTGTCGAAGGCGGAAATCACGCTCGGCAACCTGGTCGACTCGAACGCGATCCTGACTTCCGTGGTCTCGCTCGACCGCGTCTACGCCAGCTTCGACGGCGACGAGGCGACCTACCAGCGCGTCGCCGCGCGCGCCTACGCCGGCCGTCCGGTCAACGTCAGGGTGGGGCTCGTCAACGAGGAAGGCTTCCCGCACGAAGGCAAGCTCGAATTCGTCGACAACCAGCTCGACACGCGGACCGGCAGCGTGCGCATGCGGGCGGTCTTCGCCAACAGCGACCGCAGCATGGCGCCGGGGCTGTTCGCCCGCGTGCAAATCGGCGGCGGAGACGAGCAGCGCGCGCTGCTGATCACCGACCGCGCCGTCGGCACCGACCAAAGCCGCAAATTCGTGTTCGTCGTCAGCGCGGACAACAAGGCCGAGTACCGCGAAGTCAAGCTGGGACCGCTGGTCGACGGCTTGCGCGTGGTGCGCTCCGGCCTCAAGCCCGGCGAGAAGGTCGTCGTCAACGGCTTGCAGCGCGTGCAGCCGGGCGCCGTGGTGGCGCCGCAAATCGTGCCGATGACGGCGGACGGCGCACCGGCCAAGCCGGCGGCGCCGAAGATGGCGGCGGCCGATGCCGGCGCGAAGGAATAA
- a CDS encoding nuclear transport factor 2 family protein, giving the protein MSSIPTATPVQIAEVFFSHWSNNRIEAALAMLSADVLYDNVPFPDIIGRAEVEKFHRGFGIGTDFLLDWKVTHIAAAGNVVLNERIDVFRHVDGGVITLPVMGTITVENGEITVWRDYFYPADFDRQLAAVKGRAAPQP; this is encoded by the coding sequence ATGTCATCCATTCCGACCGCCACCCCGGTGCAGATCGCCGAAGTCTTCTTCTCTCACTGGAGCAACAACCGCATTGAGGCCGCGCTGGCGATGCTGTCCGCTGACGTGCTCTACGATAACGTGCCGTTCCCCGACATCATCGGCCGCGCCGAGGTCGAGAAATTTCACCGCGGCTTCGGCATCGGCACCGACTTCCTGCTGGACTGGAAGGTGACCCATATCGCGGCGGCCGGCAACGTGGTGCTCAACGAGAGGATCGACGTGTTCCGGCATGTCGATGGCGGCGTCATCACGCTGCCGGTGATGGGCACCATCACGGTCGAGAACGGCGAGATCACGGTCTGGCGCGACTACTTCTATCCGGCCGATTTCGACCGCCAGCTGGCGGCCGTGAAAGGCCGCGCCGCGCCACAGCCGTAG